DNA from Brachyspira aalborgi:
CCGCTTCCGATATTTATAAATTTCCCTATTTCTTTTGCGTCTTTATTTTCCATTAAATATAAACATGCTTCGGCTAAATCGTCAGAATTCATAAACTCTCTTAAAGGCGTTCCGCTTCCCCAAATAATTGTTTCTTTATCTTTATTTATTTTCGCTTCATGAAATCTTCTAATAAGCATTGGAATTACATGAGCGTTTTCTTTATGATAATTATCGTTAATTCCGTAAAGATTGCATGGCATAACCGCTATATAATTTGTTTTATATTGTTTATTATAAGCGGCGCATAATTCTATTCCCGATATTTTTGCCAAAGCGTAAGCTCTATTCGTGCTTTCCAAATATCCCGAAAGTAAATATTCTTCTTTAATTGGCTGCGGGCATTCTTTAGGATAAATACAACTTGAGCCTAAAAATAATAATTTTTCTACTCCATTTTCAAAAGACGCTTCGATAATATTATTTTGTATTTGAAGATTATAAAGTAAAAAATCAACGGGATAAGTGTCGTTTGCATAAATTCCTCCGACTTTTGCCGCTGATAATATTACCCATTCGGGCTTTTCTTTTTTAAAAAATTCAAATACTTTATCTCTTTCTCTCAAATCAAGCTCGCTATGAGTTTTTTTAATAATATCTTTATAACCTTTATTTGTAAAAACTCTCTCTATTGCGCTTCCGACTAATCCTTTATGTCCCGCTATATATACTTTTTTCAAAATTAAACTCCTTTTTGTTTTTTATTTATTTTTAATTTTATTTATCTTTTCCCGTTATCTCTTCGACTATATTTACAAGATTTGAAATTGACCTATTGAAATAAACCAAAACATCGCCGTATAAATGAGCGTTGAGTGGAGGAATTAAAGATTTATCCACATTATCATAATGTCTCTGTCTCGCTTGATAATAAAAATCTTTCACTTGATGATATTTTTCAATCGCTTCTTCGTAAGTTTTTTCTTTATTTATATAATAATATTGAGGAATTAAAGTCGATAAATAATCTATAAACTCAACATTATTATTAATCATTTTAAGTATATCTTTTTTTTGAATTTCGTTAAATAAAGTTCGCTTTTCGTTTCCTTTAATAATCGCTTTTGCCAAATCTTTTAAATTATCTCCCAAATTTTCGTAATAAGTGCTTATATTTATTAAAGAAGCTATATTTGAAGAGTTTAAAGTATTTTTTCCTAAAAGTTTAAGCAAGAAAGTGTGAATTTCGTTATCGGTATTATCTAAAAGTTTTTCGTTATCTCTTATTTTATTTAATAATCTTTCGCTCGGATTATCAAATAATTCTTTTATTCTAATTAACATTTTTTTTGCAATCTCTCCCATATAAGTCACTTCTTTTCTAACTTCTATTTCCGCCGATATTGGCATATTTAAAAGTTTATCTAAAAGCAAACTTGCATGTTTTTCATCGTCTTTCTCTTTTATTAGAATGCAAACTATTTTTTCAAGTTTATCGGTTAGAAAATAAAATACTATAACATTAGCTATATTAAAAACCGTATGAGCCGCCGCTATATAAAAAGATATATTAACATAATTATTATTAACGACTTTATAAACTCCGCCCGAAACTATAAAACCCGCCAAAAAATTAACCAATTTTATATACGGATTAAATAAGAAAAACATATAAACCACGCCGAATATATTAAAAAGACTATGAACCAAAGCCGCTCTTTTTGCGTTAGTCGAAGCGTTTAAAGTCGCCAAAACCGCCGTTATTGTAGTTCCGATATTCTGCCCAAGTATTAACGCTACCGAAGTTGGAAAATCTATTAAACCGACAATTGCAAGAGAGATTGTAACTCCAAGCGCTGCGCTACTCGACTGTATTATTGCCGTCACTATCA
Protein-coding regions in this window:
- a CDS encoding GDP-L-fucose synthase family protein; protein product: MKKVYIAGHKGLVGSAIERVFTNKGYKDIIKKTHSELDLRERDKVFEFFKKEKPEWVILSAAKVGGIYANDTYPVDFLLYNLQIQNNIIEASFENGVEKLLFLGSSCIYPKECPQPIKEEYLLSGYLESTNRAYALAKISGIELCAAYNKQYKTNYIAVMPCNLYGINDNYHKENAHVIPMLIRRFHEAKINKDKETIIWGSGTPLREFMNSDDLAEACLYLMENKDAKEIGKFINIGSGKEITIKDLANLIKKVVGFEGNIILDSSKPDGTMRKLLDVSKINNLGWHYKTELEEGLKIAYNDFLKNYKD
- a CDS encoding Na/Pi cotransporter family protein, yielding MIQNLTFNLIGGFGLFMFGLKLFSDGLQESTESRLKEILHKVTNNKILGISLGFLITAIVQSSSAVTVMTVSFVNAGILNLTQAINIILGANIGTTITGWIISLDIDVLALPSLGIGSIIVIFCSENRRLKFFGEILMGFGMIFYGLILMKNAFESVRGSEEFEKIFLIANADTFKGRFLCVMIGMIVTAIIQSSSAALGVTISLAIVGLIDFPTSVALILGQNIGTTITAVLATLNASTNAKRAALVHSLFNIFGVVYMFFLFNPYIKLVNFLAGFIVSGGVYKVVNNNYVNISFYIAAAHTVFNIANVIVFYFLTDKLEKIVCILIKEKDDEKHASLLLDKLLNMPISAEIEVRKEVTYMGEIAKKMLIRIKELFDNPSERLLNKIRDNEKLLDNTDNEIHTFLLKLLGKNTLNSSNIASLINISTYYENLGDNLKDLAKAIIKGNEKRTLFNEIQKKDILKMINNNVEFIDYLSTLIPQYYYINKEKTYEEAIEKYHQVKDFYYQARQRHYDNVDKSLIPPLNAHLYGDVLVYFNRSISNLVNIVEEITGKDK